A genomic region of Prionailurus bengalensis isolate Pbe53 chromosome D1, Fcat_Pben_1.1_paternal_pri, whole genome shotgun sequence contains the following coding sequences:
- the CD1H11orf42 gene encoding uncharacterized protein C11orf42 homolog isoform X1 yields the protein MLVGTPHLLTLDEADATWTLIKDKVIEERFGPNVVAVPFLSDAACYDLLGVLVKQSRPAHTRLALPSRQGRRALQPVGPLPNLLEQVGSKGAFAHCTREYSPNGREEIAYEETRLLDGQPCRIRLHMGGLRKKVAFLLLPPAQVSLQQNLPWLRSTHSIYVIYQVFSCSWLQLGLLPTAQEPQLLRLQRSLPVAFSCLKFSLQPKGVLGPQKPLTKDPLPHGANWVRPNLGIMPPLAPMSTPTDTPEATDVPPPAPAPPTPPPQERPEGRPTRFSYKGRNPFRRGPQMLSGSVLRVRQRRMKLRREIQGARPPRSGIGILVPNKHQLLLPQTILGPCCFFRFGAGEESLLFSPRLHDPLTL from the exons GTTATCGAGGAGCGCTTTGGGCCCAATGTAGTGGCAGTACCTTTCCTGTCGGATGCAGCCTGCTATGACCTACTGGGTGTGCTAGTGAAGCAGTCCCGACCAGCCCACACACGCCTGGCTTTACCAAGTCGGCAGGGTCGGCGGGCACTACAACCAGTAGGGCCACTACCAAACCTCCTGGAGCAGGTAGGATCTAAGGGTGCCTTTGCCCACTGCACTCGGGAATACTCACCAAACGGCCGGGAAGAGATCGCCTATGAAGAAACGCGACTATTGGATGGGCAGCCCTGCAGGATCCGCCTGCACATGGGTGGTCTGCGCAAGAAGGTGGCCTTTCTGCTGCTGCCACCAGCTCAGGTGAGCCTACAGCAAAATCTTCCCTGGCTCCGAAGCACCCACAGCATCTATGTCATCTACCAGGTCTTCTCCTGTTCCTGGCTGCAGCTGGGGCTGTTGCCTACAGCCCAAGAGCCCCAGCTGCTCCGGTTACAACGGTCCCTGCCTGTTGCCTTCTCCTGCCTCAAGTTTTCACTGCAGCCCAAAGGAGTGCTGGGACCACAGAAGCCTCTGACCAAAGATCCACTGCCCCATGGGGCCAACTGGGTCAGACCCAACCTTGGGATCATGCCACCTCTGGCCCCCATGTCAACCCCTACCGACACCCCTGAAGCTACTGATgtgcccccacctgccccagccccacctacACCACCTCCTCAGGAAAGGCCAGAAGGCAGACCCACCAGATTCTCCTACAAGGGCCGAAACCCCTTCCGCAGGGGGCCCCAGATGCTGTCAG GGTCTGTCCTCAGAGTTCGACAGCGACGAATGAAGCTGAGGCGAGAGATTCAGGGGGCAAGGCCCCCAAGATCTGGCATAGGGATACTGGTCCCCAATAAACATCAGCTGCTGCTCCCCCAAACCATCCTGGGCCCATGCTGCTTCTTCCGTTTTGGGGCTGGAGAAGAGTCCCTACTTTTTTCCCCTAGGCTCCATGACCCCCTCACCCTTTAA
- the CD1H11orf42 gene encoding uncharacterized protein C11orf42 homolog isoform X2, whose translation MLVGTPHLLTLDEADATWTLIKDKVIEERFGPNVVAVPFLSDAACYDLLGVLVKQSRPAHTRLALPSRQGRRALQPVGPLPNLLEQVGSKGAFAHCTREYSPNGREEIAYEETRLLDGQPCRIRLHMGGLRKKVAFLLLPPAQVSLQQNLPWLRSTHSIYVIYQVFSCSWLQLGLLPTAQEPQLLRLQRSLPVAFSCLKFSLQPKGVLGPQKPLTKDPLPHGANWVRPNLGIMPPLAPMSTPTDTPEATDVPPPAPAPPTPPPQERPEGRPTRFSYKGRNPFRRGPQMLSENWLFSPRSPAPGVQGGGPGDPDRHSMSLPLLQGLSSEFDSDE comes from the exons GTTATCGAGGAGCGCTTTGGGCCCAATGTAGTGGCAGTACCTTTCCTGTCGGATGCAGCCTGCTATGACCTACTGGGTGTGCTAGTGAAGCAGTCCCGACCAGCCCACACACGCCTGGCTTTACCAAGTCGGCAGGGTCGGCGGGCACTACAACCAGTAGGGCCACTACCAAACCTCCTGGAGCAGGTAGGATCTAAGGGTGCCTTTGCCCACTGCACTCGGGAATACTCACCAAACGGCCGGGAAGAGATCGCCTATGAAGAAACGCGACTATTGGATGGGCAGCCCTGCAGGATCCGCCTGCACATGGGTGGTCTGCGCAAGAAGGTGGCCTTTCTGCTGCTGCCACCAGCTCAGGTGAGCCTACAGCAAAATCTTCCCTGGCTCCGAAGCACCCACAGCATCTATGTCATCTACCAGGTCTTCTCCTGTTCCTGGCTGCAGCTGGGGCTGTTGCCTACAGCCCAAGAGCCCCAGCTGCTCCGGTTACAACGGTCCCTGCCTGTTGCCTTCTCCTGCCTCAAGTTTTCACTGCAGCCCAAAGGAGTGCTGGGACCACAGAAGCCTCTGACCAAAGATCCACTGCCCCATGGGGCCAACTGGGTCAGACCCAACCTTGGGATCATGCCACCTCTGGCCCCCATGTCAACCCCTACCGACACCCCTGAAGCTACTGATgtgcccccacctgccccagccccacctacACCACCTCCTCAGGAAAGGCCAGAAGGCAGACCCACCAGATTCTCCTACAAGGGCCGAAACCCCTTCCGCAGGGGGCCCCAGATGCTGTCAG AGAACTGGCTCTTCAGCCCCCGCAGCCCCGCACCAGGAGTCCAGGGTGGGGGCCCCGGGGACCCCGACCGGCACTCCATGTCCCTGCCCCTGCTGCAGGGTCTGTCCTCAGAGTTCGACAGCGACGAATGA